A section of the Arachis hypogaea cultivar Tifrunner unplaced genomic scaffold, arahy.Tifrunner.gnm2.J5K5 arahy.Tifrunner.gnm2.scaffold_592, whole genome shotgun sequence genome encodes:
- the LOC140183470 gene encoding uncharacterized protein, which produces MLGMNNPVDLVEKITPWRESWKVHVKVVKLWYQKNTALDPSQNLLHMVLMDEKLHKIQATIRDELISKFAVSLNEGDLYLITNFTVLPNTGLNRVTKHRFRLLFQYKTSVVSVVSPRITHSGLCFTSIDEIDQMTKDHNFLIDFVGIITGVRKERDVASYGKLIKAVVLEVFSHG; this is translated from the exons ATGTTGGGAATGAATAATCctgttgatttggtggagaaaatcactccctggaggGAATCATGGAAAGTGCATGTTAAAGTTGTGAAGTTGTGGTACCAGAAGAATACTGCTTTGGATCCTTCTCAAAATCTGTTGCATATGGTCTTAATGGATGAGAag TTACACAAGATCCAAGCTACCATTAGAGATGAGCTTATATCAAAGTTTGCTGTGTCTCTAAATGAAGGTGATCTGTATTTGATAACCAATTTTACAGTTTTGCCAAACACTGGTTTGAACAGAGTGACCAAACATCGGTTCAGGCTTTTGTTTCAATACAAGACCTCTGTTGTTTCTGTGGTCTCTCCAAGGATAACTCATTCCGGGTTGTGTTTTACATCAATAGATGAAATTGATCAAATGACAAAGGACCACAATTTCCTTATTG ACTTTGTTGGGATCATTACTGGTGTTCGAAAAGAAAGAGATGTAGCATCATATGGGAAGCTCATCAAAGCAGTTGTGCTAGAAGTTTTTAGTCATGGGTAA